In Hamadaea flava, a genomic segment contains:
- a CDS encoding ABC transporter substrate-binding protein, with the protein MARVRARLSTVISLATLLAATACSSPLTPSKPDELVIGADLELSGAYAEMGTAFERALRLRVEQLNATGDRPIRVVYRDNRSDKSLSQSNIAALAADSEISAIITGACGECALASSAAVTQKGIPLLSLAGASELADTDKAGKFVFKVGPNAKDGAAALVAQLSSTRVKKVSLITTNDQYGDDGEEALTDALKNAGIDLLTSREVSVTATEFSQTVSTALDEHPDALIAWTGASVAGEIAVDARATGFKGKLLFDTGAGGDLFFNKATAHAAEGALMAFPQTMVIDEVIATNPAKSFRQQWFRDYTASYGGYSGYASYAADALELLVEAANRSGSTSRASLRDTLDFLQIDGFTGPLSFRPDDHSAVMPQTLTLLVVRGGRWRLAS; encoded by the coding sequence ATGGCACGCGTACGCGCCCGTCTATCCACAGTGATTTCGCTGGCGACGCTGCTGGCCGCGACGGCATGCAGTTCACCCCTCACACCGAGTAAGCCCGATGAATTGGTCATCGGAGCGGACCTCGAGCTGTCCGGGGCGTACGCCGAAATGGGGACCGCCTTCGAGCGTGCCCTCCGGCTGCGAGTGGAGCAGTTGAACGCGACCGGCGATCGGCCGATCCGCGTCGTCTACCGCGACAACCGCAGCGACAAGAGCCTGTCCCAGTCGAACATCGCGGCGTTGGCCGCCGACTCGGAGATCAGCGCCATCATCACCGGCGCCTGCGGCGAGTGCGCGCTGGCGTCGTCGGCGGCGGTGACGCAGAAGGGCATCCCGCTGCTGTCGCTGGCCGGCGCGAGCGAGCTGGCCGACACCGACAAGGCGGGCAAGTTCGTCTTCAAGGTCGGACCGAACGCCAAGGACGGCGCGGCCGCCCTGGTCGCGCAGCTCAGCTCGACCCGGGTCAAGAAGGTCTCGCTGATCACGACGAACGACCAGTACGGCGACGACGGCGAGGAAGCCCTCACCGACGCGCTGAAGAATGCGGGCATCGACCTGCTGACCTCCCGCGAGGTCTCGGTCACCGCCACCGAGTTCAGCCAGACGGTCTCGACGGCGCTGGACGAGCACCCGGACGCGCTGATCGCCTGGACGGGCGCCTCGGTCGCCGGGGAGATCGCGGTCGACGCGCGCGCCACCGGCTTCAAGGGCAAGCTGCTGTTCGACACCGGGGCAGGCGGCGACCTGTTCTTCAACAAGGCCACCGCGCACGCCGCCGAAGGCGCGCTGATGGCCTTCCCGCAGACGATGGTCATCGACGAGGTCATCGCGACCAACCCGGCGAAGTCCTTCCGGCAGCAGTGGTTCCGGGACTACACCGCCAGCTACGGCGGCTACAGCGGGTACGCCTCCTACGCGGCCGACGCGCTGGAGCTGCTCGTCGAGGCGGCCAACCGGTCCGGCAGCACCAGCCGGGCGAGCCTGCGGGACACGCTGGACTTCCTGCAGATCGACGGGTTCACCGGACCGTTGAGCTTCCGGCCCGACGACCACTCCGCCGTGATGCCGCAGACGCTCACGCTGCTGGTCGTCCGGGGCGGACGGTGGCGGCTCGCCTCCTGA
- the map gene encoding type I methionyl aminopeptidase, with protein sequence MTVRAPLKPGKQSPMRQVPAKIPRPEYVGRKEPKRLGTEVQDAETIEKMRIAGRLAAQATVLAGEHCKPGVTTEEIDRVVHEFLCDHGAYPSTLGYRGYPKSCCTSLNEVICHGIPDTTVIEDGDIINVDVTAFIHGVHGDTDATFCVGEVSEEHRLLVERTHEATMRAVKAVAPGRQINVIGRVIESYAKRFGYGVVRHFGGHGIGRAFHSGLFVPHFDSPGATEEMVPGMTFTIEPMITLGTTDFDMWPDGWTATTKDRRWTAQFEHTILVTEDGHEILTLP encoded by the coding sequence GTGACGGTACGCGCTCCGCTGAAGCCCGGGAAACAGTCCCCGATGCGGCAGGTGCCTGCGAAAATTCCGCGGCCGGAGTATGTCGGCCGCAAGGAGCCGAAGCGGCTCGGCACCGAGGTTCAGGACGCCGAGACGATCGAGAAGATGCGCATCGCCGGCCGCCTCGCGGCGCAGGCCACCGTCCTGGCCGGGGAGCACTGCAAGCCCGGGGTCACCACCGAGGAGATCGACCGGGTCGTCCACGAGTTCCTCTGCGACCATGGCGCCTACCCGTCCACCCTCGGCTACCGGGGCTACCCGAAGAGCTGCTGCACCAGCCTCAACGAGGTCATCTGCCACGGCATCCCGGACACCACGGTCATCGAGGACGGCGACATCATCAACGTCGACGTGACCGCGTTCATCCACGGGGTCCACGGCGACACCGACGCCACGTTCTGCGTCGGCGAGGTCTCCGAGGAGCACCGGCTGCTCGTCGAGCGCACGCACGAGGCGACCATGCGGGCCGTCAAGGCCGTGGCGCCCGGCCGGCAGATCAACGTCATCGGCCGGGTCATCGAGTCGTACGCGAAGCGGTTCGGCTACGGCGTGGTACGCCATTTCGGGGGCCACGGCATCGGCCGCGCCTTCCACAGTGGGCTGTTCGTGCCCCACTTCGACTCGCCGGGCGCGACGGAGGAGATGGTGCCGGGGATGACTTTCACCATCGAGCCGATGATCACGCTCGGGACGACCGACTTCGACATGTGGCCGGACGGCTGGACCGCGACCACCAAGGACCGGCGCTGGACGGCGCAGTTCGAGCACACCATCCTCGTCACCGAGGACGGGCACGAGATCCTGACACTGCCGTGA
- a CDS encoding sensor histidine kinase gives MPRVSLRDARIRTKLAVVLLVPVLSTVGLAAARLVDSGQRAADARLSNHLTTLSSRVTALSYALHHERMAFARFVADSTADANSLSAPMAETDAEVGSYREALKALDDPPSSLQAPLHRIDTHLDGLADIRKEAQARKDTTVAQVVLRYSAILADMTGYITDAAEEIGVGSDLTGSARAVAAFAAAQGAAAEQQAVAFVTLTQSSAISEEQQSTFLATLTTQQQAFQDFLRQASAEQWATARTFVSGDAIVLADAAADDVSRSRGGSNRGMDAAMEASRAIGAEVDLMRYAQQRLEWQLGDAINALSAEVTRQAIIESSLLIAALLLAILMAAYVARMMVRSLERLRGGALVVAHRSLPETVERLRDARGLDERSADQLASEVRDEIQVRGKDEIGQVAQAFNVVHREAVRIAADQAVLRGTVSAMFLSLARRSQTLVDRMIAELDSIEQHEQDPKRLARMFRLDHLATRMRRNDENLLVLAGADASPARREDAGLEDVLRAAQSEVELYDRVEFSTVDADTAIAAHAVNDVVRMTAELMDNGTRFSPPGTVVVADARRIGDYVLIQVEDRGLGMTDEQLQSVNERLDQPGSVDVSSFRMMGLGVVSRLAHRYGIKAELRRNADSGITAGLVLPRSILVLPRSADNALRQRRHLAIEESGRHAALPSPPREAPPAPREAPREPVGFREPELPTRVPGQRISGDPNTTMPISVSAVPVSAPTATATQSPPIAPMAPIAPPMRASDDTAELPIFRQMQATWFGSTTTSPTVSEPWSQQQSPQRPEPARVTARAAVRQETARSDWPSAGAPPAQFRATHDDLPRTSATRPEPSGQDSWQNGSSQDSWQSPPTESWQTTADTGWRAAAAAAAPDTSTTTKSGLPIRTPQANLVPGSVDQPAPARVKRTPEQVQGLLSAYTRGVQRGRDDLSSPQQSRAQNEERR, from the coding sequence GTGCCACGTGTGAGCCTGCGCGACGCGCGGATCCGGACGAAGCTGGCGGTCGTGCTGTTGGTCCCGGTACTCAGTACCGTGGGCCTGGCCGCGGCGCGACTGGTCGACAGCGGCCAGCGTGCGGCGGACGCTCGACTGTCCAATCATCTAACGACACTGTCTTCGCGGGTCACCGCGTTGAGCTACGCCCTGCACCACGAACGGATGGCGTTCGCGCGATTCGTCGCGGACAGCACGGCCGACGCGAACAGCCTGAGCGCTCCGATGGCGGAGACCGACGCGGAAGTCGGCTCCTATCGGGAGGCGCTGAAGGCGCTCGACGACCCGCCGAGCTCCCTCCAGGCGCCGCTGCACCGCATCGACACCCACCTGGACGGTCTGGCCGACATCCGCAAGGAAGCCCAGGCCCGCAAGGACACCACGGTGGCCCAGGTCGTGCTGCGGTATTCCGCCATCCTCGCCGACATGACCGGCTACATCACTGACGCCGCCGAGGAGATCGGCGTCGGCAGTGACCTGACCGGGAGCGCCCGCGCCGTCGCCGCGTTCGCCGCCGCCCAAGGCGCCGCGGCCGAACAGCAGGCGGTCGCGTTCGTGACGCTGACCCAGAGCAGTGCGATCAGCGAGGAACAACAGTCGACCTTCCTCGCCACGCTGACCACCCAACAGCAGGCCTTCCAGGACTTCCTCCGGCAGGCCAGCGCGGAGCAATGGGCCACCGCGCGGACGTTCGTCAGCGGTGACGCCATCGTGCTCGCCGATGCGGCGGCCGACGACGTGAGCCGCTCGCGTGGCGGCAGCAACCGCGGGATGGACGCCGCGATGGAGGCGTCCCGGGCCATCGGGGCTGAGGTCGACCTGATGCGCTACGCGCAGCAGCGACTCGAGTGGCAGCTCGGTGACGCGATCAACGCGCTGTCCGCCGAAGTGACCCGGCAGGCGATCATCGAGTCGTCACTGCTCATCGCGGCCCTGCTGCTCGCCATCCTGATGGCGGCGTACGTGGCCCGGATGATGGTGCGGTCGCTGGAACGGCTGCGTGGCGGCGCGCTCGTGGTGGCGCACCGCAGCCTCCCCGAGACGGTCGAGCGGCTGCGGGACGCCCGCGGCCTCGACGAACGCAGCGCCGATCAACTCGCTTCCGAAGTGCGCGACGAGATCCAGGTTCGCGGCAAGGACGAGATCGGGCAGGTGGCGCAGGCGTTCAACGTCGTCCACCGGGAAGCCGTCCGCATCGCGGCCGACCAGGCCGTCCTGCGCGGCACGGTGTCGGCGATGTTCCTGAGCCTGGCCCGCCGGTCGCAGACCCTGGTCGACCGGATGATCGCCGAACTGGACTCGATCGAGCAGCACGAGCAGGACCCCAAGCGGCTGGCCCGCATGTTCCGGCTGGACCACCTCGCGACCCGAATGCGCCGCAACGACGAGAACCTGCTGGTCCTCGCGGGCGCCGACGCGAGCCCGGCCCGCCGGGAGGACGCCGGCCTGGAAGACGTGCTCCGCGCCGCCCAGTCCGAGGTCGAGCTGTACGACCGGGTGGAGTTCAGCACGGTCGACGCCGACACGGCGATCGCCGCGCACGCGGTCAACGACGTCGTCCGGATGACGGCCGAGCTGATGGACAACGGCACGCGATTCTCTCCGCCGGGGACGGTCGTGGTCGCCGACGCCCGCCGCATCGGCGACTACGTCCTGATCCAGGTCGAGGACCGCGGTCTCGGCATGACCGACGAGCAGCTGCAGTCGGTGAACGAGCGGCTCGACCAGCCCGGATCGGTCGACGTCTCGTCGTTCCGGATGATGGGTCTGGGCGTCGTCAGCCGGCTGGCCCACCGCTACGGCATCAAGGCCGAGCTGCGCCGCAACGCCGACAGCGGGATCACCGCCGGTCTGGTGCTGCCCCGCAGCATCCTGGTGCTGCCGCGATCGGCGGACAACGCGCTGCGTCAGCGGCGTCACCTGGCCATCGAGGAGAGCGGCCGGCACGCAGCCCTGCCGTCGCCGCCGCGTGAGGCGCCGCCCGCCCCCCGGGAAGCGCCGCGTGAGCCAGTCGGTTTCCGGGAGCCGGAGCTGCCGACTCGCGTACCGGGACAGCGGATCTCCGGCGACCCGAACACCACGATGCCGATCTCGGTGTCGGCGGTCCCGGTGTCCGCTCCGACCGCGACGGCGACGCAGAGCCCGCCGATCGCGCCGATGGCGCCGATCGCGCCGCCGATGCGAGCTTCGGACGACACCGCCGAGCTGCCGATCTTCCGCCAGATGCAGGCGACCTGGTTCGGTTCCACCACCACGTCGCCGACTGTGTCGGAACCCTGGTCGCAGCAGCAGTCGCCGCAGCGGCCGGAACCGGCCCGGGTCACCGCCCGGGCGGCAGTACGGCAGGAGACGGCTCGATCCGACTGGCCCAGCGCCGGCGCGCCGCCCGCGCAGTTCCGGGCCACGCACGACGACCTGCCGCGGACGTCGGCGACCCGGCCGGAACCGTCCGGCCAGGACAGCTGGCAGAACGGGTCCAGCCAGGACAGTTGGCAGTCCCCGCCGACGGAGAGCTGGCAGACGACGGCCGACACCGGCTGGCGCGCTGCGGCCGCGGCTGCGGCACCAGACACCTCCACCACGACGAAGTCGGGACTGCCGATCCGTACGCCGCAGGCGAACCTCGTCCCCGGCAGCGTCGATCAACCGGCGCCCGCCCGGGTCAAGCGCACGCCCGAACAGGTGCAGGGCCTGCTGTCGGCGTACACCCGTGGGGTGCAGCGCGGGCGGGACGACCTGTCCAGTCCGCAGCAAAGCAGAGCACAGAATGAGGAACGTCGATGA
- a CDS encoding VIT1/CCC1 transporter family protein has product MTGGWLRAAVFGAMDGLVTNIGLIAGVGGGGLSRDAIILTGMAGLVAGAISMALGEYTSVTTANDQLEAELAKERRELERNPHAEAEELALNWMERGLPEDLARQVAHFLKDNPEEALRVHAQEELGVVPDAQPSPWTAAISSFLCFSVGALIPLISFLLGSDSLWMALAIGGVGLFVAGALTSRFTHRSWWTSGTRQLVLGLLAAGATYAIGKLIDGSTTAL; this is encoded by the coding sequence GTGACCGGCGGCTGGCTGCGCGCGGCCGTCTTCGGCGCGATGGACGGGCTCGTCACCAACATCGGCCTCATCGCCGGCGTCGGCGGCGGCGGGCTGTCCCGCGACGCGATCATCCTCACCGGCATGGCCGGCCTGGTCGCCGGCGCGATCTCGATGGCGCTGGGGGAGTACACCAGCGTCACGACCGCCAACGACCAGCTGGAGGCCGAACTCGCCAAGGAACGGCGGGAACTCGAACGCAACCCGCACGCCGAAGCCGAAGAACTCGCGCTGAACTGGATGGAGCGCGGGCTGCCGGAGGATCTGGCCCGGCAGGTGGCGCACTTCCTGAAGGACAACCCGGAGGAAGCCCTGCGGGTCCACGCCCAGGAAGAACTCGGCGTCGTCCCCGATGCGCAGCCGAGCCCGTGGACCGCCGCGATCAGCTCGTTCCTCTGCTTCTCCGTCGGCGCGCTGATCCCACTGATCTCGTTCCTGCTCGGCAGCGATTCGCTCTGGATGGCCCTGGCCATCGGCGGCGTCGGCCTGTTCGTGGCAGGCGCGCTGACCTCCCGATTCACCCACCGCAGCTGGTGGACGTCGGGGACACGGCAGCTGGTGCTGGGGCTGCTGGCGGCCGGGGCCACGTACGCGATCGGCAAGCTGATCGACGGCTCCACCACCGCCCTCTAA
- a CDS encoding pyridoxamine 5'-phosphate oxidase family protein, with the protein MGQVYPHIDDSIRDFLLAQPMFFVATAPADPSGHLNLSPKGMSGSFAVLGPLRCAYLEYGGSGNETVSHLRDDRETDRTSGGSGKPSPAGGGRITLMFCAFSGPPKIYRLHGHGRVLLPQDPGFEQMLENFPEPAPGLRNINVVEVTRVSDSCGFAVPLMEYQGDRDLLSRYWDRRSPEEQAEYRARKNATSIDGVPLRW; encoded by the coding sequence ATGGGCCAGGTCTATCCGCACATCGACGACAGCATTCGCGACTTCCTGCTGGCGCAGCCTATGTTCTTCGTCGCGACCGCCCCGGCCGATCCGTCCGGCCACCTCAACCTGTCCCCGAAGGGGATGAGCGGCAGCTTCGCCGTGCTCGGGCCGCTGCGTTGTGCGTATCTGGAATATGGCGGAAGCGGGAATGAGACGGTCTCGCACCTGCGCGACGACCGCGAGACTGACCGCACTTCTGGCGGCTCGGGCAAGCCCTCCCCGGCGGGCGGTGGCCGCATCACCTTGATGTTCTGCGCGTTCAGCGGACCGCCGAAGATCTACCGACTGCACGGCCATGGCCGAGTGCTGTTGCCGCAGGACCCGGGATTCGAGCAGATGCTCGAGAATTTTCCGGAGCCGGCACCCGGCCTGCGCAACATCAACGTGGTCGAGGTCACGCGGGTGAGCGACTCGTGCGGCTTCGCGGTTCCGCTGATGGAGTACCAGGGCGACCGCGATCTGCTGAGCCGCTACTGGGACCGCCGCAGCCCCGAGGAGCAGGCCGAATACCGGGCCCGCAAGAACGCCACCAGCATCGATGGGGTGCCGCTCCGCTGGTAG
- a CDS encoding cupin domain-containing protein, translated as MTDVREIQLGPVGQQVVFENEHVRVWEITLAPGESQMWHRHENPYLVMALAGASNRIDPIDGGEPRRVSEEAGNVIFRPAGEVHMLTNEGDTTYRSRLVELLTTSR; from the coding sequence GTGACCGACGTCCGCGAGATCCAGCTCGGCCCGGTCGGCCAACAGGTCGTCTTCGAGAACGAGCACGTACGCGTCTGGGAGATCACCCTGGCGCCGGGCGAGTCGCAGATGTGGCACCGACACGAGAACCCCTACCTCGTCATGGCCTTGGCCGGTGCGAGCAACCGGATCGACCCGATCGACGGCGGCGAGCCCCGGCGGGTGTCGGAAGAGGCCGGCAACGTGATCTTCCGGCCGGCCGGCGAGGTGCACATGCTCACCAACGAAGGCGACACGACCTACCGCAGCCGCCTCGTGGAGCTGTTGACTACCAGCCGGTAG
- a CDS encoding gamma-glutamyl-gamma-aminobutyrate hydrolase family protein: protein MRRPIIGLTTYQEPASWALYRDTPAALLHVTYVQAIQAAGGRPVLLPPDDVDADVLDVLDGLVLTGGADIDPARYGQERHPATRPKAYRDSAESLLARGALDRDLPVLGVCRGMQLLAVVTGGSLHQHLPDLVSTNLHRPPPFDQVAYGEHAVQVDPQSRLHGIMGAVAKTSTLHHQAVADPGAFTPVGWCVEDGVIEAMESPIHRYAVAVQWHPETDPETPLFQSLVSASQNL from the coding sequence GTGAGACGACCGATCATCGGGCTGACCACCTATCAGGAGCCCGCCAGCTGGGCGCTGTACCGGGACACCCCGGCCGCGCTCCTGCACGTGACCTATGTCCAGGCCATCCAGGCCGCCGGCGGGCGCCCCGTCCTGCTGCCGCCGGACGACGTGGACGCCGATGTGCTCGACGTCCTCGACGGGCTCGTCCTGACCGGTGGGGCGGACATCGACCCCGCCCGGTACGGGCAGGAGCGGCATCCGGCGACGCGGCCCAAGGCGTACCGGGACTCCGCGGAGTCGCTGCTGGCGCGGGGCGCCCTGGACCGGGACCTCCCGGTGCTGGGCGTGTGCCGGGGGATGCAGCTGCTCGCGGTGGTCACCGGCGGCTCGCTGCACCAGCATCTGCCCGATCTCGTCAGCACCAACCTGCACCGGCCGCCGCCGTTCGACCAGGTGGCGTACGGGGAGCACGCGGTGCAGGTGGACCCGCAGTCCCGGTTGCACGGGATCATGGGCGCCGTGGCGAAGACCAGTACGCTGCACCACCAGGCGGTCGCCGATCCAGGGGCGTTCACCCCCGTCGGCTGGTGCGTCGAGGACGGCGTCATCGAGGCCATGGAGTCCCCGATCCACCGGTACGCCGTCGCCGTCCAGTGGCATCCGGAGACCGATCCGGAGACCCCGCTGTTCCAGAGTTTGGTAAGCGCGTCCCAAAATCTGTGA
- a CDS encoding ABC transporter substrate-binding protein: MTTLTRRSALVAALGAGIAAATAACSDSSSDDPAPQSSGNGSTDKVNYVTSFGTFGREAYAYVAKKKGFFTEAGLDVSIKPGNGSGDNIKLLAGGQADFVVVDFAAVAIAVGKGQASGLVGISAVLQRSLAGVMTLDGYGISAPKDLEGKKIGDPSGSIIGTLFPTYAKLAGIDASKVQFVNLPAPNLPAALASKSVDAIGQFIVGKPTIEAASGGKTAVSLSYSDFLTDLYGNTVLATEKMTKEKPDLVKRFNGALMKGLKYAVDNPDEAGQILAGEVPTAKAATASAELKIMASFVRGSSSVIGALEQDRVARALAILSGSGTIPTSLKPEQIVSFDMTPKA, from the coding sequence ATGACGACGCTGACTCGACGGTCTGCGCTGGTGGCGGCCCTCGGCGCGGGTATCGCCGCGGCGACTGCCGCTTGCTCGGACTCTTCCTCCGACGATCCAGCTCCTCAGTCCTCCGGCAACGGCAGCACCGACAAAGTTAACTACGTAACATCGTTCGGGACGTTCGGTCGCGAGGCGTACGCCTATGTGGCCAAGAAGAAGGGCTTCTTCACCGAAGCCGGTCTGGACGTCTCGATCAAGCCCGGCAACGGCAGTGGCGACAACATCAAGCTCCTGGCCGGTGGCCAGGCGGACTTCGTCGTCGTCGACTTCGCCGCGGTCGCGATCGCGGTCGGCAAGGGCCAGGCGTCGGGCCTGGTCGGCATCTCCGCGGTCCTCCAGCGCTCGCTCGCGGGCGTCATGACGCTGGACGGCTACGGCATCAGCGCGCCCAAGGACCTCGAGGGCAAGAAGATCGGCGACCCCTCGGGTTCGATCATCGGCACGCTGTTCCCGACGTACGCCAAGCTCGCCGGGATCGACGCGAGCAAGGTGCAGTTCGTGAACCTGCCCGCGCCGAACCTGCCCGCCGCGCTCGCCAGCAAGAGCGTCGACGCGATCGGCCAGTTCATCGTGGGTAAGCCGACCATCGAGGCGGCCTCGGGCGGCAAGACCGCGGTCTCGCTGTCGTACAGCGACTTCCTCACCGACCTGTACGGCAACACCGTCCTCGCGACGGAGAAGATGACCAAGGAGAAGCCCGACCTCGTCAAGCGCTTCAACGGCGCGCTGATGAAGGGCCTCAAGTACGCGGTCGACAACCCGGACGAGGCCGGCCAGATCCTGGCGGGCGAGGTCCCGACGGCGAAGGCGGCGACCGCCTCGGCCGAGCTGAAGATCATGGCGTCCTTCGTCCGGGGTTCGTCCTCGGTCATCGGCGCGCTGGAGCAGGACCGCGTCGCCCGCGCGCTCGCGATCCTCTCCGGCTCGGGCACCATTCCCACTTCGCTCAAGCCCGAGCAGATCGTGTCCTTCGACATGACGCCGAAGGCCTGA
- a CDS encoding ABC transporter permease has protein sequence MTRIRSLALVVYPLLGSALLVLAWWAGVRVFHPPKIVLPPPGGVLDAYGQKTGYLWQMAWVSTWEILLGFAIATVGGMVIGLVLFSSRMVDQTFSPLLVAVNAVPKIALAPVMMVWLGLTYQARLAMVVLLCFFPIVLGMTAGLRSTPAELAELARAIRASRWQTFVKIRLPGALPQLFTGLKVAMPLAAVGSTIGELIGGDSGLGYVITAASGQTDMELMFAALIMLALVSVALYLLVEAIEWLLLPWVRSVTA, from the coding sequence ATGACGAGGATCCGCTCGCTGGCGCTGGTCGTCTATCCGCTGCTCGGATCGGCGTTGCTCGTACTCGCGTGGTGGGCCGGCGTGCGAGTGTTCCACCCGCCGAAGATCGTGCTGCCGCCGCCCGGTGGCGTCCTTGACGCGTACGGCCAGAAGACCGGGTATCTCTGGCAGATGGCCTGGGTGAGCACCTGGGAGATCCTGCTCGGCTTCGCCATCGCCACCGTCGGTGGCATGGTGATCGGCTTGGTGTTGTTCAGCTCGCGCATGGTGGACCAGACGTTTTCGCCGCTGCTCGTCGCCGTCAACGCGGTTCCGAAGATCGCGCTGGCGCCGGTGATGATGGTCTGGCTCGGGCTGACCTACCAAGCCCGGCTGGCCATGGTGGTGCTGCTGTGCTTCTTCCCGATCGTGCTCGGCATGACCGCCGGCCTGCGCAGCACACCCGCCGAACTGGCCGAGTTGGCCCGGGCGATCCGGGCCTCCCGTTGGCAGACTTTTGTGAAGATCCGGCTGCCGGGAGCACTGCCTCAGTTGTTCACCGGCCTGAAGGTGGCTATGCCGCTGGCCGCGGTCGGTTCGACGATCGGCGAGTTGATCGGCGGTGACAGCGGCCTGGGGTACGTCATTACCGCCGCCAGCGGACAGACGGACATGGAGTTGATGTTCGCCGCGCTGATCATGCTCGCTCTCGTGAGCGTCGCGCTGTACCTGCTCGTCGAGGCGATCGAGTGGCTGCTGCTGCCCTGGGTCCGGAGCGTCACCGCCTGA
- a CDS encoding nitroreductase/quinone reductase family protein produces the protein MLVKLAQRLGRHQWFARTMRVILPPLDIRVARLTKGKVVALGILPSLVLTTTGRKSGEPRRQPLIYVPDGDGYVVIGSNWGQPNHPAWSGNLLAAPAASVLLKGQEIPVRAELAEGPERERLWELLLLTWPAYSAYAERSGRRLRIFKLNPTR, from the coding sequence ATGCTCGTCAAGCTCGCGCAGCGCCTAGGCCGTCACCAGTGGTTCGCCCGGACGATGCGGGTCATCCTGCCACCCCTGGACATCCGGGTGGCCCGCCTCACCAAGGGCAAGGTCGTCGCCCTCGGCATCCTGCCGTCGCTCGTGCTCACCACGACCGGCCGCAAATCCGGCGAGCCCCGGCGCCAGCCGCTCATCTACGTCCCGGACGGCGACGGCTACGTGGTCATCGGCTCCAACTGGGGACAGCCGAACCATCCGGCCTGGTCAGGCAACCTCCTGGCCGCCCCAGCCGCGAGCGTGCTGTTGAAGGGGCAGGAGATCCCGGTACGCGCCGAGCTGGCCGAAGGCCCCGAACGGGAGCGCCTCTGGGAGCTGCTCCTGCTGACCTGGCCCGCATATTCGGCGTACGCCGAGCGCTCCGGTCGACGGCTGCGGATCTTCAAGCTGAACCCCACCCGCTGA
- a CDS encoding ABC transporter ATP-binding protein, which yields MITVEGVSQTFRSGKGVVEALADLNLNIHDGECVAVIGRSGCGKSTLLRLIAGLLPPTTGTVAVDGAAVTKPRSDVAMMFQRPALLPWRNVLNNVMLPLEISKERNDEGRRRARDLLELAGLGGFENRLPHELSGGMQQRVALCRALVTEPRVLLMDEPFSALDSLTRIELGEELQRVHMSRKTTIVLVTHSIEEAVLLADRVVVLSSRPGRVRDVVEVKIPRPRELGPSAHLTEVAEASAQLHGLLMAPTPARSAS from the coding sequence GTGATCACAGTAGAAGGAGTGTCGCAGACATTCCGTAGCGGCAAGGGCGTCGTCGAGGCGCTCGCCGACCTCAATCTCAACATCCACGATGGAGAGTGCGTCGCCGTCATCGGCCGCTCGGGCTGCGGAAAGTCCACTTTGCTGCGCCTCATCGCCGGACTCCTGCCGCCGACGACCGGCACGGTGGCCGTGGACGGGGCAGCCGTGACGAAGCCGCGAAGCGACGTCGCCATGATGTTCCAGCGCCCGGCTCTGCTGCCGTGGCGGAACGTGCTGAACAACGTCATGCTCCCCCTGGAGATCAGCAAGGAGCGCAACGACGAGGGCCGCCGTCGCGCCCGGGACCTCCTGGAGCTGGCCGGACTGGGCGGCTTCGAGAACCGGCTGCCGCACGAGCTGTCGGGCGGGATGCAGCAGCGGGTCGCGCTGTGCCGCGCCCTGGTCACCGAGCCTCGCGTACTGCTCATGGATGAACCGTTCTCGGCGCTCGACTCGCTGACCCGCATCGAACTCGGCGAAGAGCTGCAACGAGTGCACATGAGCCGCAAGACCACCATCGTCCTCGTGACGCACTCGATCGAGGAGGCCGTGCTGCTCGCCGACCGCGTCGTCGTGCTCAGCTCCCGGCCCGGCCGCGTACGCGACGTGGTCGAGGTGAAGATCCCCCGCCCGCGCGAGCTCGGCCCCAGCGCGCACCTCACCGAGGTCGCCGAGGCCAGCGCACAGCTACACGGCCTGCTCATGGCCCCCACCCCCGCAAGGAGCGCATCGTGA